Proteins encoded within one genomic window of Spiroplasma sabaudiense Ar-1343:
- the rpmF gene encoding 50S ribosomal protein L32 has product MAVPFRKTSKAAKNKRRSHLALVSTAIVSCQNCGAMIRPHRVCRECGNYKGKEVVRVED; this is encoded by the coding sequence ATGGCTGTACCATTTAGAAAAACCAGTAAGGCTGCGAAAAATAAACGTCGTAGTCACTTGGCTTTAGTATCAACTGCAATTGTTTCATGCCAAAACTGTGGTGCTATGATTAGACCACACCGCGTATGTAGAGAATGTGGAAACTACAAAGGTAAAGAAGTAGTAAGAGTTGAAGACTAA
- a CDS encoding alpha/beta hydrolase: MEDRIIARKIIRIFNKATNLSFLSSSKTKVNYNLVKLFNSAFDEQFKTNPLYIGDNVKLEDISFVSQDGIKLSGTIYRNPVKTKKWIIGLHGYSSSGIAKLFSIWNYRELGYNLMVFDFRNHGNSETDIITLGYKETWDLKAAIEYLNSNESVELIGISGTSMGAFTLNYFSITELEFIKKNNIKFGISDSTYLSAPIALDFLINNQVPSIFGNYLGMVKEDIINIYQEEYGVNLKNLDYPNLIPQNLKTFPMLLIHTLDDDVTSYHDSEKIYYLKNLSEKLPKNELKLFNAGGHTKAIVKNFEEYMSVSNQFILNNQK; the protein is encoded by the coding sequence ATGGAAGATCGTATAATAGCTAGAAAAATAATTCGCATATTTAATAAGGCCACAAACTTAAGTTTTTTGAGCAGCTCAAAGACAAAAGTTAACTACAACCTTGTTAAACTATTTAATAGTGCTTTTGATGAGCAATTTAAGACTAATCCATTATATATTGGTGACAACGTAAAATTGGAGGATATTTCTTTTGTTTCTCAGGATGGGATTAAGTTATCAGGAACAATTTATCGAAACCCAGTAAAAACCAAAAAATGAATTATTGGATTGCACGGTTATTCAAGTTCTGGAATAGCTAAGTTATTTTCAATTTGAAACTATCGCGAATTGGGTTATAACCTAATGGTTTTTGATTTCAGAAATCACGGAAACAGTGAAACTGATATTATCACACTAGGTTATAAGGAAACTTGAGACTTAAAAGCGGCCATTGAGTATTTAAACTCAAATGAGTCAGTAGAATTAATTGGTATTTCTGGTACTAGCATGGGGGCTTTTACTTTAAATTATTTTTCAATTACAGAGTTGGAGTTCATTAAGAAAAACAATATTAAATTTGGAATTTCAGATTCAACTTATTTGAGTGCACCAATTGCACTGGATTTTTTAATTAATAATCAAGTACCAAGCATTTTTGGTAATTACTTAGGAATGGTTAAAGAAGATATTATTAATATTTATCAAGAAGAATACGGGGTTAACCTAAAAAATTTAGATTATCCAAATTTAATCCCCCAGAATTTAAAAACATTTCCAATGCTTTTAATTCATACTTTAGATGATGACGTAACAAGTTATCACGACTCAGAAAAAATTTATTACTTAAAAAATTTATCTGAAAAATTACCTAAAAACGAGTTAAAATTATTTAATGCTGGAGGTCATACAAAAGCAATTGTCAAAAATTTTGAAGAGTATATGAGTGTCTCAAACCAGTTCATTTTGAATAATCAGAAATAA
- the pheT gene encoding phenylalanine--tRNA ligase subunit beta: MIITRNWLEKYIDLKGIQNSQISIALNSLGFEVEEENDYSKLNDDLVLGHIGFCEKIQGTHLNSTFVDTGTELPHLILCGAGNVAEGQFVITALPGMKIANGLTINKREIQGKTSEGMICSLEEIGLKKELQTPKELDGIYEIHAKEDLYKLSGSPILKTIGFLDYTWEVDLTLNRSDALSAFQIGKEIANYFKRDFNLGFNDQLEAKTFKHNIDVKISQELSEDINMIAYTAVETKKIYSLKDENLFLYSSDELIAKFSGIKKEENFFEDIANLIAFESGQPVVILDANKVTENLTIVNSGTSKDPQVEIKMGDKLVSVLGKGIEKDFLPKERSKELIILYFNINPILMRRQQKKLNMSNCALQRYMKPMSLNIINQAWETTINWLLKYDFIESFQPLKFIKQTQQETQKILLPAKRIREYLGFSLNLKRLQKLFSHLDFEIKITGEKNNIFEFTCDPKRLDLNFEADIIEEIARLFGYDNIKPIAPSIVMTGKAKDLSRTVQSKIGNYLIGAGFTNIKTYSLIKEEDAKKWDLFKIDYPIQLMSPISKNHEFYRQSLFKSFIDVIETNSNKGNKNTKFYEIADVYNLQNVRQRHLALSLTGDFIDDKISKIKIPGSFDYLKSVTENILKVMNVNLEQVSFEQNETVVNEIHPFISSKIMLNGSLIGFLFKLNPRKEQALKVTSVFLMELNLTQIEKQSQGIIELKPISKFQKTTRDVSFEINADLNLGNYFKKITQNLENLIDYKVIDVYEDEVLKANNAKAIAMNFTFNSFDKQLSDQEVGEEFDKILNNISGLGFKVR; this comes from the coding sequence ATGATAATTACAAGAAATTGACTAGAAAAATACATTGATTTAAAAGGTATCCAAAATTCGCAAATTTCAATCGCCTTAAATTCTTTAGGTTTTGAAGTTGAAGAAGAAAATGATTATAGTAAATTAAATGATGATTTGGTCTTGGGGCATATTGGATTTTGCGAAAAAATTCAAGGAACCCACTTAAATTCAACATTTGTTGATACAGGAACCGAATTACCACATTTGATTTTGTGTGGGGCTGGAAATGTTGCAGAAGGACAATTTGTTATAACTGCATTACCGGGAATGAAAATCGCCAATGGATTAACTATTAATAAACGAGAAATTCAAGGAAAAACCTCAGAGGGAATGATTTGTTCATTAGAGGAAATCGGTTTAAAAAAGGAATTACAAACCCCAAAGGAACTTGACGGAATTTATGAAATCCATGCAAAAGAAGATTTATATAAACTATCAGGATCACCAATTTTAAAGACAATTGGTTTTTTGGATTATACTTGGGAGGTAGACTTAACATTAAATCGCAGCGATGCCTTATCTGCTTTTCAAATCGGTAAAGAAATTGCTAATTATTTTAAAAGGGACTTTAATTTAGGTTTTAATGATCAATTAGAAGCAAAAACGTTTAAGCACAACATTGATGTAAAAATTTCGCAGGAATTGAGTGAAGATATTAATATGATCGCCTATACAGCGGTTGAAACAAAGAAAATCTATTCACTAAAAGATGAAAATTTATTTTTATATTCAAGTGATGAACTAATTGCCAAATTTAGCGGAATTAAAAAGGAAGAAAATTTCTTTGAAGACATTGCCAACTTAATTGCTTTTGAATCAGGTCAACCAGTGGTTATTTTAGATGCCAATAAAGTTACTGAGAATTTAACTATTGTCAATTCGGGAACCTCAAAAGATCCTCAAGTTGAAATAAAAATGGGTGACAAGTTAGTTTCTGTTTTGGGAAAGGGTATTGAAAAAGATTTTTTACCAAAGGAACGAAGTAAAGAACTAATAATTTTGTATTTCAACATCAATCCGATTTTAATGCGTCGTCAGCAAAAAAAATTAAATATGTCAAACTGTGCCTTGCAAAGATATATGAAGCCAATGAGTCTAAATATAATAAATCAAGCCTGAGAAACAACGATTAATTGATTATTGAAATATGATTTTATTGAGAGTTTTCAACCACTAAAGTTTATCAAACAAACTCAACAAGAAACTCAGAAAATATTGCTACCAGCCAAAAGGATTCGTGAATACCTTGGTTTTAGCCTTAATTTGAAACGTTTACAAAAACTTTTTAGTCATTTGGACTTTGAAATTAAAATTACCGGAGAAAAAAATAATATTTTTGAATTTACATGCGATCCAAAAAGACTTGACCTAAATTTTGAAGCTGATATCATTGAAGAAATTGCTCGCTTATTTGGTTATGATAACATCAAACCAATAGCCCCAAGTATTGTAATGACTGGAAAGGCAAAAGATTTGTCAAGAACAGTACAAAGTAAAATTGGAAATTACTTAATTGGAGCAGGGTTCACAAATATTAAAACCTACTCTTTAATTAAAGAGGAAGATGCAAAAAAATGGGATTTATTCAAAATAGATTACCCAATTCAACTAATGTCACCAATTAGCAAAAATCATGAATTTTATCGTCAATCTTTGTTTAAATCATTTATTGATGTAATAGAAACAAATTCTAATAAAGGTAACAAAAACACCAAGTTTTACGAGATTGCAGACGTCTACAACTTACAAAATGTTAGACAGCGCCATTTAGCTTTATCTTTAACTGGTGACTTTATTGACGATAAAATTTCAAAAATCAAAATTCCAGGAAGTTTTGATTACTTAAAATCTGTTACAGAAAATATATTAAAAGTAATGAATGTTAATCTAGAACAAGTTAGTTTTGAGCAAAATGAAACAGTTGTAAATGAAATTCACCCATTTATTAGCTCAAAAATCATGTTAAACGGTAGTTTAATTGGATTTTTATTCAAACTAAATCCTCGCAAAGAACAAGCATTAAAGGTAACTAGTGTATTTTTAATGGAACTAAATTTGACTCAAATTGAAAAACAAAGTCAAGGAATAATTGAATTGAAACCAATTTCAAAGTTTCAAAAAACCACGCGTGATGTTTCTTTTGAAATAAATGCTGATTTAAATTTGGGAAATTATTTCAAAAAAATTACCCAAAACCTCGAGAACTTAATTGATTATAAGGTAATCGATGTTTATGAAGACGAAGTTTTAAAGGCAAATAATGCAAAAGCCATTGCAATGAATTTTACATTTAACTCCTTTGATAAGCAATTATCAGATCAAGAGGTCGGTGAAGAATTTGATAAAATATTAAATAACATTAGTGGATTAGGATTTAAGGTTCGTTAA
- a CDS encoding YceD family protein has translation MSIFTKRELNLKKQIPVNLEIEIGNDEDYTNFLIDKFNGISFKGLLKYSDTLENLTISGKIKFELIAIDAKNGGTFPYHDLVEWEENYTFNDKYSDQENLILGDQFELKDLIIEQILLNIPVNLSNNCDTISKVGKNWSLLSEDQFNEQQENRVDERWSKLLDLQEKDKKQK, from the coding sequence ATGAGTATTTTTACAAAAAGAGAGTTAAATCTCAAAAAACAAATTCCCGTAAATCTTGAAATTGAAATTGGTAATGATGAAGATTACACAAACTTTTTAATTGATAAATTTAACGGAATTTCATTTAAGGGCTTGCTTAAATATTCTGATACTCTAGAAAATCTGACAATTAGCGGAAAAATCAAATTTGAATTAATTGCCATTGATGCTAAAAATGGGGGAACTTTTCCATATCATGATTTGGTCGAATGAGAAGAAAACTATACATTCAACGATAAATATAGTGACCAAGAAAACTTAATTTTGGGAGATCAATTTGAATTAAAAGACTTGATAATTGAGCAAATTCTTTTAAATATTCCTGTTAATTTGTCAAATAATTGTGATACAATTTCTAAGGTTGGTAAAAATTGAAGTTTATTATCAGAAGATCAATTTAACGAACAACAAGAAAATCGCGTCGATGAGCGCTGATCTAAACTTCTTGATTTACAAGAAAAAGACAAGAAACAAAAATAG
- the sepF gene encoding cell division protein SepF: protein MGWKKDKKVSKESEQTESKYQPLHERPLSMNLNFVNEVFDVSHTTHFEPQSYSEIQEIADALIRFRKATISFSKLSAADKVRVIDFLTGVMYGLEGDYRKLDNKIYQFVLNH from the coding sequence ATGGGATGAAAAAAAGATAAAAAAGTATCAAAAGAATCAGAACAAACAGAATCAAAATATCAGCCACTTCACGAAAGACCGCTTTCAATGAATTTGAATTTTGTTAACGAAGTATTTGATGTTAGTCATACTACACATTTCGAACCACAATCTTACAGTGAAATTCAAGAAATTGCTGATGCCTTAATTCGTTTTCGTAAAGCAACAATTAGTTTTTCAAAACTGAGCGCAGCTGATAAAGTAAGAGTAATAGATTTTTTAACTGGAGTTATGTACGGACTTGAGGGCGACTATCGAAAACTGGATAATAAAATTTATCAATTTGTCTTAAATCACTAA
- the ftsZ gene encoding cell division protein FtsZ, which translates to MSEINLNVNQTAKIRVIGVGGGGCNAVNRMVEENVQGVEFIVANTDAQVLAASKAETKIVIGAEISKGLGAGANPDVGRQAAIESENKLKEVLAGSDLIFIAAGMGGGTGTGAAPEIARIAKETGALVIGIVTKPFRFEGRMRNSYAVQGISELRKYVDSIIIISNDRLLDIIGGIPVAESFREADNILKQGVQTITDLIAVPSVINLDFADVRTVMQGKGNALFGIGIGKGPDKAIEAANKAITSSLLETSVRGAKDAIVNVTGGKNVSLNDAYDAVDIVQQASGEDLNIIFGIAINENLDDELIVTVIATGFEDEYRNSEVNFQQNHLNSQVRQQVINANPSAINNYESQPTRQNNERVVEPISKPIDNFNDEFEDENPMMNAYDRRTPLTERQDPKRPSFVQDDNEMVSIQNRMERFREEDRDTPKNEPVNVADNSDDDGDFPTFLRKKW; encoded by the coding sequence ATGAGCGAAATTAATTTAAATGTAAACCAAACTGCCAAAATTAGAGTAATTGGTGTTGGTGGTGGTGGTTGCAACGCAGTAAACCGAATGGTTGAAGAAAATGTTCAAGGTGTTGAATTTATCGTTGCAAATACGGATGCTCAGGTTTTAGCTGCAAGTAAAGCTGAAACTAAAATTGTTATTGGAGCTGAAATTTCAAAGGGCCTAGGAGCAGGAGCAAATCCAGACGTTGGTCGCCAAGCAGCAATTGAAAGTGAAAATAAATTAAAAGAAGTTTTAGCTGGAAGTGATTTAATTTTCATCGCCGCTGGAATGGGTGGGGGAACTGGTACTGGTGCAGCCCCAGAAATTGCTAGAATTGCTAAAGAAACCGGAGCGCTAGTAATTGGAATTGTAACAAAACCATTCCGCTTTGAAGGGCGCATGAGAAATTCATACGCAGTTCAAGGAATTTCTGAGCTACGTAAATATGTTGACTCAATAATTATTATTTCCAATGATCGTTTATTAGATATTATTGGAGGAATTCCTGTTGCTGAATCATTCCGTGAAGCAGATAATATTTTAAAACAAGGAGTTCAAACAATTACAGATTTAATTGCCGTCCCATCTGTTATTAATTTAGATTTTGCAGATGTTCGTACCGTAATGCAAGGTAAAGGAAATGCCTTATTTGGAATCGGAATTGGAAAAGGACCAGATAAAGCAATAGAAGCAGCTAATAAAGCAATAACTTCTTCTTTATTAGAAACAAGTGTAAGAGGAGCCAAAGATGCAATTGTTAACGTAACTGGTGGCAAAAATGTTTCTTTAAACGATGCATATGATGCAGTTGATATCGTTCAACAAGCAAGCGGAGAAGATTTAAATATTATTTTTGGAATCGCTATTAATGAAAACTTAGACGATGAACTTATTGTAACTGTAATTGCAACAGGTTTTGAGGATGAATATCGCAATTCAGAGGTTAACTTTCAACAAAACCATTTAAATAGTCAAGTACGCCAGCAAGTAATTAATGCTAATCCAAGTGCTATTAATAACTATGAAAGTCAACCAACAAGACAAAATAATGAACGAGTTGTTGAACCGATTAGTAAACCGATAGATAATTTTAATGATGAATTTGAAGATGAAAATCCAATGATGAATGCATATGATCGTCGCACGCCTTTAACAGAACGTCAAGATCCAAAACGACCAAGTTTTGTTCAAGATGATAATGAAATGGTTTCTATCCAAAATCGAATGGAACGTTTCCGCGAAGAAGATCGTGATACTCCCAAAAATGAACCAGTCAATGTTGCAGATAACAGCGATGATGATGGGGACTTTCCAACTTTTTTAAGAAAAAAATGGTAG
- the rsmH gene encoding 16S rRNA (cytosine(1402)-N(4))-methyltransferase RsmH yields MMQEHHVSVLLNEAIDFLNVKKSGIYVDATLGRAGHSKEILKCLTTGKLFAIDQDETAINYSQPILEKISENFKILKGNFRDLESLLAFQGVFEVDGILFDLGVSSPQFDNKDRGFSYRFDSELDMRMDQKSNQLTAKSIVNNWSLSDLIRIFRDFGEETYAVKIANRIIEARAIKEIQTTFELVEIIKSGLPQKVLKEKKHPAKKIFQALRICVNNELEVLKDALKSSLKLLKSGGTLVVITFQSLEEKIVKEIFKGVTIFEEDKILAKLPINVPSKSLFELVNKKPFKPRELELENNRRAHSAKLWAIKKK; encoded by the coding sequence ATAATGCAAGAACATCATGTTTCGGTATTATTAAATGAAGCAATTGATTTTTTAAATGTTAAGAAAAGTGGTATCTATGTTGATGCTACTTTAGGGCGAGCAGGGCACAGCAAAGAAATTTTAAAATGTTTAACAACAGGGAAACTATTTGCAATTGATCAAGATGAAACCGCGATAAATTATAGTCAACCAATTCTTGAAAAAATAAGTGAAAATTTTAAAATCTTAAAGGGCAATTTTAGGGATCTTGAAAGTTTACTTGCTTTTCAAGGCGTTTTTGAAGTGGATGGTATTTTATTTGATTTGGGAGTTTCCTCACCACAATTTGATAATAAAGATCGTGGTTTTAGTTATCGTTTTGACAGCGAACTTGATATGAGGATGGATCAAAAATCAAATCAATTAACAGCCAAATCAATTGTAAACAATTGGAGTTTAAGTGATTTAATTAGAATTTTTCGTGATTTTGGTGAAGAAACATACGCCGTCAAAATCGCAAATCGAATTATCGAGGCTAGAGCAATCAAAGAAATTCAAACGACTTTTGAACTTGTTGAAATAATTAAAAGCGGTCTACCTCAAAAAGTTCTAAAGGAAAAAAAGCATCCAGCTAAGAAGATTTTTCAGGCTTTAAGAATCTGTGTAAACAACGAACTTGAAGTTTTAAAAGATGCTCTTAAAAGCTCTTTAAAATTGTTAAAAAGTGGAGGAACATTAGTTGTTATAACCTTCCAATCCCTTGAAGAAAAAATTGTAAAAGAAATTTTTAAAGGGGTAACAATATTTGAAGAAGACAAAATTTTAGCAAAATTACCAATTAATGTACCTAGTAAAAGCCTATTTGAGTTAGTGAATAAAAAGCCTTTCAAACCCAGGGAATTAGAATTAGAAAATAACCGTCGCGCTCACAGCGCAAAACTATGAGCAATTAAGAAAAAGTAA
- the mraZ gene encoding division/cell wall cluster transcriptional repressor MraZ: protein MLLGTFEHNLDEKSRLTIPSKLRNQLGDTIYISKGFEGCLEVRSQNEFEIWYKEISQHSSTNSNARLLARQIFSNSSEIDFDSAGRIKIPTNLLSLGDIKKSVLILGIGDKIEIWDIEKYRDYSNQHLTDLESVANELGGAK from the coding sequence GTGTTATTAGGTACATTTGAGCACAATTTAGATGAAAAATCTCGACTAACGATTCCTTCAAAATTACGAAATCAATTAGGTGATACTATTTATATTTCAAAAGGTTTTGAGGGTTGTTTAGAGGTTCGAAGTCAAAATGAGTTTGAAATTTGATATAAAGAAATCTCTCAGCACAGTTCCACTAACTCAAATGCAAGATTGCTAGCAAGACAAATATTTTCAAATTCATCAGAAATTGATTTTGATTCAGCAGGGCGAATCAAAATACCAACAAATCTTCTTAGTCTGGGCGATATCAAAAAATCAGTATTGATTTTGGGAATTGGAGATAAAATTGAAATATGAGATATTGAAAAATATAGAGACTACAGCAATCAACACTTAACTGACTTAGAATCTGTTGCAAATGAACTAGGCGGAGCAAAATAA
- the pheS gene encoding phenylalanine--tRNA ligase subunit alpha, translated as MLNQLKELQIKFNEKIVNSSSRGDIEELKKEFIGKNSPLNSILQELRNADAQTRQEAGKLANEIKTQILNTINELQEKFDQDDLKLQLSSEKKDISLPGMNLSFGSKHPLNLVIEELSEIFSELGFEMVDGTEFEEDEYNFQRLNLPEGHPARDMQDTFYVNEKQVLRTHCTNMSSRILSKLSQTGSEIKQHGSVSFGNVYRRDVDDATHSHQFMQIDAFLIGPKISFANLKWILQYLCKRLFGDQVNIRMRPSYFPFTEPSAEVDLSCFKCLGQGCKLCKNSGWIEILGSGMFNENVLRLNGINPQKNTALAFGVGVERIAMLKYGISNIRDFYENDIRFLNQFHFFGN; from the coding sequence ATGTTAAATCAATTAAAAGAACTACAGATAAAATTTAATGAAAAAATTGTAAATTCTTCATCTCGCGGTGATATTGAAGAATTAAAAAAAGAATTTATTGGTAAAAACTCGCCACTAAATTCAATTTTGCAAGAATTAAGAAATGCCGATGCCCAAACCCGTCAAGAAGCCGGAAAATTGGCAAACGAAATTAAAACACAGATTTTAAATACAATAAATGAATTGCAAGAAAAATTCGATCAAGATGATTTGAAATTGCAGTTGAGTTCAGAAAAAAAAGATATTTCTCTTCCGGGGATGAATTTATCTTTTGGATCTAAGCACCCATTAAATTTAGTTATCGAAGAATTGAGTGAAATATTTTCGGAATTGGGATTTGAGATGGTTGATGGAACTGAATTTGAGGAAGATGAATACAATTTTCAACGCCTAAACTTACCTGAAGGTCATCCAGCAAGAGATATGCAAGATACTTTTTATGTAAATGAAAAACAAGTCTTAAGAACCCATTGTACGAATATGTCTTCGCGAATTCTATCTAAATTAAGTCAAACAGGGTCAGAAATTAAACAACATGGTTCTGTAAGTTTTGGTAATGTTTATCGCCGTGATGTTGATGATGCGACTCATTCACATCAATTTATGCAAATTGATGCCTTTTTAATTGGCCCAAAAATATCTTTTGCAAATTTAAAATGAATTTTACAATATTTATGCAAGAGACTATTTGGAGATCAAGTTAATATAAGAATGCGCCCCAGTTATTTCCCATTTACTGAACCAAGTGCAGAAGTTGATTTAAGCTGTTTCAAGTGTCTAGGCCAAGGGTGCAAATTATGTAAAAATTCAGGATGAATTGAAATTCTAGGCTCGGGGATGTTTAACGAGAATGTCTTGCGCTTAAATGGAATAAACCCACAAAAGAACACTGCTCTAGCTTTTGGTGTTGGAGTAGAAAGAATTGCAATGCTAAAATACGGAATCTCGAATATAAGAGATTTTTATGAAAATGACATAAGATTTTTAAATCAATTTCATTTTTTTGGTAACTAG